One Glycine max cultivar Williams 82 chromosome 1, Glycine_max_v4.0, whole genome shotgun sequence genomic window, TGCCAATGTAACAAAGATTACGACAATTTTACCACTCACATATTTTATAGAAGgaataaaagtaatataaaaaaatatatcaaattcaatttaagaaaaaatacatCCGGTACATCCACTTGAATAAATTGGAATCAAGGCAAAGTTAATATGTAGTATTCTTTGAACAAAAGTCCAGTTCTATTGGAGCAGGTTTAGGGCAGCTTATTTAAACTTAgaataagtaatttaaaaataaataattttaaaaaaatacttatttgctcaaaataaatattttttaaaacaaaaacaacttagacagacacatttaaaaataaaaaattatttattttattaaaataagtattattttttttaacaaacttgGCCTTAATTCAATGACGAGATTAATCAATACATGTGTTGGCTTTTCAATATTGGGCAGAGACATATTCTCGCGTGATAACTTTCATGCAAATTACATGGCAAACTTGACTTCGGCCTCAAGTTAACGCTATTACGctactttttcttcaaaattggtGCGCCACAAACGGTCCACGTCAACGAAAAAAGTTAGGGCTGGCTTTGGTTTGGAGGCCCGTGGCCAACGCGATCCAATTTCCCACCCTGCCGTCTcgcattcatatatatatgcatgtgtTCTGAATAGTCTATTCTTCATTGCAAGTTTTCCGCACAACTCTTTCACCTCTTGTTTTCCCCAATCCTTTTCGCCTTTGTCTGCGAATGGCGTCGTTCGATCAGGCACCTCCCGGCGATGTCAAATCCGGTGACAAAATCTTCAGGACCAAGTGCGCTCAGTGCCACACCGTCGAAAAAGGTGCCGGTCACAAGCAAGGTCAGTTCTCGCCTTCGCCATTCCTCCTTATTAATGCACTTTTTAAATAGACtattgatttttcaatttttgaatgaatattgcttgcatctctattttttttttttttttttgctgaatgtaAGCGTAATAAGGCCTAGATCTGGAAATCAGGTTGTTGATTGATTAGTTAAACTTTTATACGCTATGTTGTTTGTGCTGGAATTTGTAATTGTTATTGTGCCTTGTTCGTGCACAGATTCTTTATTTCTTATGAATGATCTGCCTAAATACTATTTAGTTGTTTGTGTTAATATTCGGTTTGATTTTGTCAACTGCCTTCGTGTCATAATTTTTGGTCTAATTGTGGACACGTTAGCTGAAACCGTGCAAAAGCAATATGCGCTTGAAACCGATTGCTCGTTGGTGCGTAGCACTTTCAGTTCGATGATATTAAAATTCTACTAAGAGCGTTTGATAATTCCATTGAATCCTCAATTGAAAAGTAATTATTCGGGTCTAGTTAAAGCTTAAGATTGAATGCTTGTGGATAGAAGAATTTAGTGGATTTGAACATAGATTGCGTCTATAATACCCCCTTGTTGTAGAAATCTGTGGGAGATACCTATGTATGAAGCTTAGGAATTGAAGCTGAATCTTCctgttgtttttgtcttgttcTTTTGTGTGATAATGATTGGACAAAGAGAATTATCCTTCCTTGAAGCACAATCCAAAGTTGGTTTAGAATGAGAAAATCTTAccaatttaagaatttaatggCTATTACAACCTATGAAGCATGGACTTCGTCGTTGGGACATAGCTAAAATCTAAAACATAGGACATGGcatatttgtgtgtgtgtgtatatatataatcaacgtgacaaaaatgtaaattgataattaagattTATATCAAGGCGAACAAAGGGTGTACTTGAAACACACGAAAGGAGAGAAAAGTCAGTGaactagaaaagaaaaacaagatgaaGTGACGAACAGAAAAACCATGAATGCAAAGTCAACCAAGCAAGACGACCAGATGCCAACGAGGCAATGACGAATGGAAAATAACCAGTGGCACTGGCGTACTTGAGAATGTGAATGGATAGTGTCGTGCAAAAGGAGCAAATTGCAAACGTGAATAGAAGAGAAGAAGGTAGAACGTAATGTGAAAAAGGTTATCAAAAtaggttaattttaaaaagaaaattttataatctaATCTTTtaggtttatttttaaaaaaattgattaaaaaaaataaaggtgtcCGTTGTGTGTCCAGAGAAGTGTTCGCGGCATGTCCAAGCcccaacaaataaaataaaaaattggacaCCCCAAAAATGTGTCTCACACAGTGTTTGCTGTGTGTCCGAGGAGTGTCGGTGTTGGAAATGTGTCCAACACATTGACACAACATTCATTGGAAGTGTATGTGCTTCCTAGATTACAAGACATTGAGACATGCCTTTGGTTGTATTAGCACAATCCAAAGTTTTCATTGTATTGAGATTCTGTTTCGTGTGAAGTGTGTTCAAGAAACAAATCGTACTTGGTCACTAATGTATACATTGCTGCTTCCTTGTCCCGATTTGGTAGGCACTCAATTGATGACAATCTATTGTACcagttatataattatttttctgttgCTTCTATCACCCTCTTAAATAATGTTTATGTATTCTAATATTTGCCCTTTTGACAATCTCAGGACCCAATCTGAATGGTTTGTTTGGAAGGCAATCTGGCACAACTCCCGGATATTCCTACTCTTCAGCTAACAAGAACATGGCTGTGACTTGGGAAGAAAAGACACTATACGATTACTTGCTTAACCCCAAAAAGGTACAAAAAACTAGTATTTCTGTATGAATGGCTATTAATTACTGATCATCCAAATGTGAGATATGCTTCACCAATGTTCTCTCTGAACTGGATGGATAGAGAAGTGGGAAAGAGTGGAGCCTGGCTCCCTCTCAAAAATATCtcttttaaaatacatattaatCCTTATTAATTTGAGAATGAGGACTTCTTTCTCAAAATTGTCACATGACTTTGTTTATATTTagcatttgtctttttttttttataaaaaaattattacttaaatttAGTTAATTCTAAATTGTTAACCCAAACTTTTTATAATTGTGCCAAGAATTTTGACACATCATTTTAGTAGTTGTTTCACACATTcagtaatttaattcttaatgtCAAATGTCTTGTATCTTTGATtcttatataacaaaataaaatgtttattcttGTAATGAGGGTATGTTTTGTCATACTATgatctttattaattatttgacaacgtgatattttttctttaatatatcttttaatttatacttttaaatttgatatttatatctaaatttaaaagtatCTGTACAATGCATTGAGAACTTGATAATGTAtgttaaaagtttatttaatttttggctTTTCCCTCATTTGTATTTTGGATCGGTCCCTGTTTCTGAATGAATCGTAAATAGTAATCACGTGCACactacatatttttttcattgggATTTAATGTTTTCTACTGGGTTGAATTGTTCGGTAGTAAGCTAATCTTGCATTGTGACATTGAGAAATCTTTTTCCACCGCCACATTATCTCACTGACACGCCTTCTTTTGTGTTGGGCTGTTGTGCAGTATATTCCAGGGACAAAGATGGTATTTCCTGGTCTTAAGAAGCCTCAGGAACGTGCTGATCTTATTGCATATCTGAAAGAATCCACTGCACAGTGATTATGCACTTTCATACATTCAATTTTGCAGCGTGCTTTCAAATTTCTGGAGATTTAATTTTCGGTCATTTAGTTCTGTCATGCAGGAAGTGCTGTATCTTTGGCTAATAATGTAGGCTACATTGGTCTGCAATgctattttgttcattttgcaTTGCTTCTGAAAAAAAAACAGCCGAATATTGGCTATATCTCTTGAAAATTGAAACATTCTTATCAGCATTTGATTTAATTGGACCACAGTTCATTATTATGCTTAGCTGAATTCATCATTTTCGTTTTACTTTGGTTTTGCTTAGCTGAATATGTTACCGGGAGGGATCGTATGAATAATAAACAGTATTGAAGAGACCTTGGCTGAATCTTGCACATTTATTTAATCTTCATCATATTCTTGCATTCTATATTTTCAACTGCAAGATGTTCCATATATGACAGGCTTTTTAGTCATTTTGGCATAATTGTAtcagaaataaagaagaaacCGATTTTTATTGAACTGAGAAATTTTCAAGTTCTCAAGAGACTTGAATTCTCCActatttccttttctctccttttaTTCCCTTCTCCTTGTCTCTCCAATACAACTTGTCTCGAACTCTACTTGCTCATTGCCCGGATATGTGATTCTCTGTATTATTCTTAATATTGCCCACCTTTATAGGAGAGCATTGTCTATCAATTCCCTTTATAAGATTCTCTTTGTCCTCGCGGTGAAGTGAGGAAAGGCTTCTCTAATTGTTGATTCCCAACTATTTTCACATTCTGGTAGTTGCTGCCATTTCAAAAGCACTCGAATCTCTCTTGCATTCCTTATTACATTTGGTCTTGAGTGGATTGTAGTATCCTTCGATAGCAAAGGAGGATCTTGACCATATGCTGACATTTTAGTAGAAGCATTATAATTGGTATTGAACTAAGGGAGAGAAAAGTTGTGGATTTGAATCTCTTCCACCAACAAAATCTAATAtttgtctataaaaaaaaaaaaactgcaattGGTATTGAACCATTATTCCGCCCAAGCTAAGTACTCCGACCCCTGCTTAGGTTTGGTATTTGAAAAACAGTGAAGATATGCCTCCAAACAGCGGACCTCTCTCTGACCAGACCATCTGTTTGTGGATGATAAGCTTTAGTTGTATCCCTACTTTTCAAGGGATAGCTTGCATgctgattgttttttattttcttgtgccTAGCTTTTTAGTTATCATGCATATTGACTATTGAGCTCCTGTTAGGTCTTATTGGGCTACGATTGGTTGGGTCTTGTTGGATCCTTTGGTTGTTTGGGTTGGAtccaaaacaaataacaaatattttttttggtacagctgaaaataatactaaaactTCATTTTATCTTAGTTTCGTCAtgcagtaaaataaaaaaaatcttagtttCGTCACATTTCATTACATCCTAATACTAAAgtaaattcatataataattacttGTTTCTAACATTATTTTCTACGATTCCTAAAAAAACCATGTATGTATTTTATATTCTCTTCCGTTCCCTACAAATCTATTTTTgcgttgtttttgtttttttttgttttttttgtttgaagcaTGGGAAAGGGGAATTAAACACGCAGTATACTAAGCTAGTTGGCGAccattctaattttaataaatgatgGACAAAACGAGTTATCTGAAATCGGTTCTTTCTGACACGAAAACTTATTCTTTACCCAAAACatgcacaaatttaaataaaaaaatctcttatCAATAGTAATAATCTGTAAGTAATAAATAAACGTGTTGTGTCATGCGTGTAGGTGGCACACTCTACTCACACGGAGGTGGTTAATCTTATTAATTATTCCAATGAAAAGCACCTTCTTTGGTGGTGTTGGTTAGAAACGTGAGTTGTGGCAGTCAAATGTCAATGGTAAATTCCTAACACGAAAGTCATGCCTATTAGGGCCTTATAGATTCGGCCGGCTTACGAAAATGATCGCCATATTATTATAATCATACTTCTCCTCTTTATCTCCATTTTAGAACAAACAGCCTCCTTTAATTTGTTAcgcagaaataaataaaaagacgaCGACGTCAATGGAATCAGGAATTTAGATAGAGGGGGAAAAAGTTGAAGGTAAAAAGCCAACTTTTTTCTATTGCCTCGGTGTGACAATcaacatataaacaaaattcGATTTGAAACACAGTCCTTTGGatgcttttaaaaagaaaagaggcATAGTATAGTACATTAAGCATAGAAGTCATGCCTTtaggttttcatttttttttaaccttagAAGTCATAGTGTACATAAATTTGTTTTCCATGTGAtctgtttaaaaataaaaatatttttaaaaaaaaaaattgcctcTCGCTCTCTCTAccgtttttttcttcataaaatagatttttataaACTACTAACAAACAATGTTCAATTAATCACGCGCTCAAGAAATTAAATAGATTAAGCACTAAGTACATATTTAGTTCACCTTATTTTAGAAAAACCAATTTACTTAGAAagcttcttaaaaaataaggaattgTTTTTAAGGATTAAACTTTACCAAACGAGCTGAAACATCACGCGCGTCTATTATATTCGTATTTGTAAATACACatgaacaatttaaaaaaaatatttgatgaaaaattattttattgataataaaatatgaaaatgactatatatataaaaaaagtacagATTCTATAATAAAGAACATTTCATGCATCAAATTCTTCACACATGGAATAAGCTACAgctaaacaattttaaaaatagtattcTCCCTTGCCTCTCAAATTAAGATTTTCATCCATGCAAAGGTCTACATGTGTCAGATGAAAATAACATTCTGgaaaatacattaatatttaCAAGACAACAAAATTCTTACCTAACAGTCTTATAATGCACTGCATTAATTTCGTATCCTGAATAGCCGGATAGGAGTTAATTTAATCTGCTAACAAAGGAGTATTGCTAGTAAACGA contains:
- the LOC100305937 gene encoding Cytochrome c-2-like, which codes for MASFDQAPPGDVKSGDKIFRTKCAQCHTVEKGAGHKQGPNLNGLFGRQSGTTPGYSYSSANKNMAVTWEEKTLYDYLLNPKKYIPGTKMVFPGLKKPQERADLIAYLKESTAQ